Genomic window (Allostreptomyces psammosilenae):
AGCAGGGGGCACCATAGGGGGATACGCATGTGGAGCGGGCTGTTCCCTGCCACGGCCCACTCGGAGCGCGTCCACCCCACTCATCGCCCACCTCACGGCTCTTCGCGGCATCCCGGGCACTTCGCTCACAGATGCGGCGTTTGTCCCCTTGGGTGACGGAAGAGGGGACGGCGGATGTGTGCTTAAGTTGCCGGAATCCGCGGGAGAGGCCGTAGCGTACGGGCGGGAGGCGACGGTCAGAGGGCACGGTGGTGCGCAGGTGAAGGAAACGATCATGATGCCGGAGACGGTCGAGGAGGCCGTCAACGCACTCGTCGCCATGCCGGAGGCCGTCCCGGTGGCCGGGGGAACCGACCTCATGGTCGCCGTCAACTCCGGGACCTTGCGGCCCGCCGCCCTGATCGGCCTCGGCCGGATCGCCGGGCTGCGCGGCTGGGAGTACCGGGACGGGCACGCCGTGCTCGGCGCCGGCCTGACCCTGGCGCGCGCCGGCCGCCCCGACTTCGCGGCGCTCATCCCCGCCCTCGCCGAAGCCGCCAGATCGGCCGGCCCCTCACAGACCCGCAACGTCGCCACCATCGGCGGAAACCTCGTCACCGCCGCCCGCCACGGCGACACCCTCCCGGTGCTCGCCGCCCTGGACGCGGTGGTCCTGTGCACCGGCCCCGACGGCACCCGGGAGGTGCCGGTCGGACACCTGCTCACCGGGATGGACCCGCTGCGCCCGGCCGAACTCGTCGTCGCCGTCAAGATCCCGCTGCTGCACGCGCCGCAGGTGTTCCTCAAGGTCAGCGGTCGCGGCGGGCCGTCCCGGGCCGAGGTCTCCGTCGCCATCGCCCTGGACCCCGCGCGCCGGGCCGTGCGCTGCGCGGTCGGAGCCGTGGCGCCGATCCCGTTGCGTCCGCTGGACGCCGAGGGGTGGGTGTCCGGTTGCATCGAGTGGGACGGGACGCGCACCATCGGGCCCGACGCCTGCCAGGCGTTCGGCGAGTACGTGGCCGCCGCGTGCGTTCCGGAGACGGAGCAGCCACCGGGCCAGGTGGCCGAGCCGAAGTCAACCGTCGACCATCGCAGGCGGACCGTCGCCGCGTTGGCCCGCCGAGCACTGGGGAGGGTGTTGTCGTGACCGAAGGGCCGACCGAGATCCCCGCGGGGTCGGTGCACCCCGCCTCGCAGTTCCCGCTGGTCCCGACCCAGGTGCCACCGGCTCAGGCCACCCAGCTGCCGCATGTGCACGTCACCCACATAGAGGTTCCGCTGACGTCCGGGGAGGACGCCGAGGGAGCCGAGGACGCGGAGGACGCCCCCGGCGGCGCGCCGGCCGAGGGTGCCGCGGCGGGCGGACCGGCGGCCGGGGTGCCCACCGCCCGTCAGCACACCGAGCACTGGCCGCAGGGGGGCGCCGGCATCCCCGGCCCCCGCCCGACCGACGCCTATCCGCGGGGCGGGTACGCCGAGGGCCAGTACCCGGAAGGCCAGTACGCGGAAGGGCAGTACGCGGAAGGGCAGTACCCGGAAGGCCGGTACCCCGAGCAGTACGCGGACGGCGGGTACCCGGCCGAGGGGTATCCGGCGCCGGGGTACGCCGAGCAGCCCGGTCACG
Coding sequences:
- a CDS encoding FAD binding domain-containing protein; the encoded protein is MPETVEEAVNALVAMPEAVPVAGGTDLMVAVNSGTLRPAALIGLGRIAGLRGWEYRDGHAVLGAGLTLARAGRPDFAALIPALAEAARSAGPSQTRNVATIGGNLVTAARHGDTLPVLAALDAVVLCTGPDGTREVPVGHLLTGMDPLRPAELVVAVKIPLLHAPQVFLKVSGRGGPSRAEVSVAIALDPARRAVRCAVGAVAPIPLRPLDAEGWVSGCIEWDGTRTIGPDACQAFGEYVAAACVPETEQPPGQVAEPKSTVDHRRRTVAALARRALGRVLS